The Sphingomonas sanxanigenens DSM 19645 = NX02 genome includes a region encoding these proteins:
- the rimO gene encoding 30S ribosomal protein S12 methylthiotransferase RimO, with protein sequence MATKLPTPPKVGMVSLGCPKALVDSERILTKLRSDGYGLSPDYAGADVVLVNTCGFLDSAKEESLEAIGEAIAENGRVIVTGCMGNEADVIRARFPNVLAVTGPHQYEAVVGAVHEAAPPVPSPFVDLVPEGGLKLTPRHYSYLKISEGCNHRCSFCIIPSIRGDLASRRPDAVLREAEKLVAAGTRELLVISQDTSAYGVDLRHKAWPWKGGEVRAHMTDLARELGRLGAWVRLHYVYPYPHVDQVIPLMADGLVLPYLDIPFQHAAPSVLKAMKRPANEAKVLERLRTWREICPDIAIRSSFVVGFPGETEADFQYLLDWLDEAQLDRVGAFRFEPVEGAAANALPGAVPEAVKEERYARIMEKTAAISAAKLQARIGRTLDVIIDLVDDDGGATGRSKADAPEIDGEVQLRDTAGLKPGDIVPVLIEDADDHDLFGVPLQAA encoded by the coding sequence ATGGCAACGAAACTTCCCACCCCGCCGAAAGTCGGCATGGTCTCGCTCGGCTGTCCCAAGGCATTGGTCGACAGCGAACGGATTCTCACCAAGCTGCGTTCCGACGGCTATGGCCTGTCGCCCGACTATGCCGGCGCCGACGTCGTCCTCGTCAACACCTGCGGCTTCCTGGATAGCGCGAAGGAAGAAAGCCTCGAGGCGATCGGCGAGGCGATCGCCGAAAACGGCCGCGTGATCGTCACCGGCTGCATGGGCAACGAAGCCGATGTGATCCGCGCGCGCTTCCCCAACGTGCTCGCGGTGACCGGCCCGCATCAATATGAGGCGGTGGTGGGCGCCGTGCACGAAGCGGCGCCGCCCGTGCCCTCCCCCTTCGTCGACCTTGTGCCCGAAGGCGGGCTGAAGCTCACGCCGCGGCACTACAGCTATCTGAAGATATCGGAAGGCTGCAACCACCGCTGCTCCTTCTGCATCATCCCGTCGATCCGCGGCGACCTTGCGTCTCGGCGGCCCGACGCGGTGTTGCGCGAGGCCGAGAAGCTCGTCGCCGCCGGTACCCGCGAACTGCTGGTGATCAGCCAGGATACCTCGGCCTATGGCGTCGACCTGCGCCACAAGGCCTGGCCCTGGAAGGGCGGCGAGGTGCGCGCGCACATGACCGATCTGGCGCGTGAGCTGGGCAGGCTCGGCGCATGGGTGCGGCTGCACTATGTCTATCCCTATCCGCATGTCGACCAGGTCATCCCGCTGATGGCGGACGGGCTTGTGCTTCCCTATCTCGACATCCCGTTCCAGCACGCCGCGCCCAGTGTGCTGAAGGCGATGAAGCGGCCGGCGAATGAGGCCAAGGTGCTGGAGCGATTGCGCACCTGGCGCGAGATCTGCCCCGACATCGCGATCCGTTCCAGCTTCGTCGTCGGCTTCCCCGGCGAGACCGAGGCCGACTTCCAGTATCTGCTCGACTGGCTCGACGAGGCGCAGCTCGACCGGGTCGGCGCCTTCCGCTTCGAGCCCGTCGAAGGTGCCGCGGCCAACGCGCTGCCGGGCGCGGTGCCCGAAGCGGTCAAGGAAGAGCGCTACGCCCGGATCATGGAGAAGACCGCGGCGATTTCAGCGGCGAAGCTCCAGGCCAGGATCGGCCGCACGCTCGATGTCATCATCGATCTGGTCGACGATGATGGCGGCGCCACCGGCCGTTCCAAGGCGGATGCCCCCGAAATCGATGGCGAGGTCCAGCTCCGCGACACGGCAGGTCTGAAGCCCGGCGACATCGTGCCGGTGCTGATCGAGGACGCCGACGATCACGACCTGTTTGGCGTGCCGCTGCAGGCTGCCTGA
- a CDS encoding NlpC/P60 family protein has protein sequence MKASAISSTITARSPSANASRPERFALTGTSWSYDPRVHAARRDIADIALAGRLFAPHYARPLTMVCTVAHLPLYDRPGPAGRQTSELLLGEHFAAIDIDGGWAWGYCSHDHYVGYIAMDGLDIGDDRTVRMPVAGHHADPAALARSLVGTPFVAGGRSSAGVDVGGLVQIALAPFGIAAPRDVDLQRNALGTAIDAGGAIGRNDLVFVAGHAGIMADSERLIHASGSAGAVIAEPLADVLARLGRDDLLVRRLGA, from the coding sequence TTGAAGGCTTCGGCAATCTCATCGACGATCACGGCAAGGTCCCCCAGCGCGAACGCGTCACGGCCTGAGCGCTTCGCGCTCACGGGCACGTCCTGGAGCTACGATCCGCGCGTCCATGCCGCCCGCCGCGACATCGCCGACATCGCCCTCGCAGGCCGCCTGTTCGCGCCGCATTATGCCCGTCCGCTGACGATGGTCTGCACCGTCGCCCACCTGCCGCTTTATGACCGGCCGGGGCCAGCCGGTCGGCAGACGTCCGAATTGCTGCTGGGCGAGCATTTCGCCGCGATCGATATCGATGGCGGCTGGGCCTGGGGCTATTGTTCGCACGACCATTATGTCGGCTATATCGCGATGGACGGGCTCGACATCGGGGATGACAGGACGGTCCGCATGCCCGTTGCCGGCCATCATGCCGATCCGGCCGCGCTCGCCCGCTCGCTTGTCGGCACACCCTTCGTCGCCGGCGGGCGCAGCAGCGCCGGCGTCGACGTCGGCGGCCTCGTCCAGATCGCGCTCGCCCCCTTCGGCATCGCCGCGCCCCGCGACGTCGACCTGCAGCGCAACGCGCTGGGCACGGCCATCGACGCTGGCGGCGCCATCGGGCGTAACGATCTTGTCTTCGTCGCCGGCCATGCCGGCATCATGGCCGATTCGGAGCGGCTGATCCACGCCAGCGGAAGCGCTGGCGCGGTGATCGCCGAGCCGTTGGCCGATGTGCTCGCCCGTCTCGGGCGTGACGATCTTCTTGTCCGGAGGCTGGGCGCATGA
- a CDS encoding leucyl aminopeptidase family protein produces MTDFSASLQPDRGQSAVSIALVDKAGFDGWLRLQPPRTRAAVAAQRFKGEANALAILPGAGPEDWSVVAGVADVQSLGAWCLAKAAGQLPEGSYRLESGDPGAAALGWLLAHYSFDRYRSSETASAPRTLLSRDAARIGETVQIASAVGQVRDLVNTPAADMGPAQLQAEVEALARDFGTKAAITSGKMLAEQFPMVHAVGRAADPARAPRMIELVWGRPEHPRVAIIGKGVCFDSGGLDIKPSSGMRLMKKDMGGAAHAIALARLVMAARLPVRLHLLVPAVENAIAADAFRPGDILRSRKGLSVEIGNTDAEGRLILADALTRAVEETPELIIDFATLTGAARVALGPDLPALFSNDDTLAAALLAAGSAVDDPLWQLPLWSGYDELLKSDVADLNNAPEGGFAGAVTAALFLRRFVPETVQWVHLDTFAWRPAAKPGRPRGGEALGLRAAWRLLSQRLPAQRPG; encoded by the coding sequence ATGACCGACTTTTCCGCTTCGCTCCAGCCCGATCGCGGGCAATCCGCGGTTTCCATCGCACTCGTCGACAAGGCCGGATTCGACGGCTGGCTGAGGCTGCAACCGCCCCGCACCCGCGCCGCCGTGGCCGCGCAAAGGTTCAAGGGCGAGGCCAATGCGCTGGCGATCCTGCCGGGCGCGGGCCCCGAGGACTGGAGCGTCGTCGCCGGCGTGGCGGATGTTCAGTCGCTCGGCGCATGGTGCCTTGCCAAGGCGGCGGGGCAGTTGCCCGAGGGAAGCTATCGGCTGGAAAGCGGCGATCCGGGCGCCGCGGCCCTGGGCTGGCTGCTCGCGCATTACAGCTTCGATCGCTACCGCAGCAGCGAGACGGCCTCAGCGCCGCGCACCCTGCTCTCTCGCGACGCCGCGCGGATCGGCGAGACGGTGCAGATCGCAAGCGCGGTAGGGCAGGTTCGCGATCTTGTGAACACTCCGGCGGCCGACATGGGGCCCGCGCAGCTCCAGGCCGAGGTGGAGGCGCTGGCGCGCGACTTCGGCACCAAGGCTGCGATCACCAGCGGCAAGATGCTGGCCGAACAATTTCCGATGGTTCACGCCGTCGGCCGCGCTGCCGATCCCGCACGCGCGCCGCGGATGATCGAACTTGTCTGGGGCCGGCCGGAGCATCCCCGCGTCGCCATCATCGGCAAGGGCGTGTGCTTCGACAGCGGCGGTCTCGACATCAAGCCGTCCTCCGGCATGCGGCTGATGAAGAAGGATATGGGCGGCGCCGCGCATGCGATCGCGCTTGCCCGGCTGGTGATGGCGGCGCGCCTGCCGGTCCGGCTTCACCTGCTGGTGCCCGCCGTGGAAAATGCAATCGCGGCCGACGCGTTCCGGCCCGGAGACATATTGCGCAGCCGCAAGGGATTGAGCGTGGAGATCGGCAATACCGATGCCGAAGGGCGGCTGATCCTGGCCGACGCGCTGACCCGCGCGGTGGAGGAAACGCCCGAACTGATCATCGACTTCGCGACGCTCACCGGCGCCGCCCGCGTCGCGCTGGGCCCCGACCTGCCCGCGCTGTTCAGCAACGACGACACGCTCGCTGCGGCATTGCTCGCGGCGGGCAGCGCGGTCGACGACCCGCTGTGGCAGCTTCCCCTGTGGTCGGGCTATGACGAACTGCTCAAATCCGACGTGGCCGACCTCAACAACGCGCCCGAAGGCGGCTTTGCCGGCGCGGTGACGGCGGCGCTGTTCCTGCGCAGGTTCGTGCCGGAGACGGTGCAGTGGGTGCATCTCGACACGTTTGCGTGGCGCCCCGCGGCGAAGCCCGGACGGCCGCGCGGCGGCGAAGCATTGGGGCTTCGCGCCGCGTGGCGGCTGCTTTCCCAGCGCCTTCCGGCACAGCGTCCCGGCTAA
- the mazG gene encoding nucleoside triphosphate pyrophosphohydrolase yields the protein MADNASVAPLVAIMARLRDPVDGCPWDVAQNFRTIAPYTIEEAYEVADACERDDMAALKDELGDLLLQVVFHSRMAEEAGTFALGDVVDSICAKMIRRHPHVFGDGSGGPGSWERIKAEERKAKEPDPSALAGVALSLPALLRAEKLQKRAARVGFDWPDEEGPRQKIEEELAEVVEATDAAHVEEEIGDLLFAVVNWARHKRVDPEVALRAANAKFERRFRAMEAMAGDGFAALDLDAKEALWVRAKRGGKPPKG from the coding sequence ATGGCCGATAACGCTTCCGTGGCGCCGCTGGTTGCGATCATGGCCAGGCTGCGCGATCCGGTGGACGGATGCCCGTGGGACGTGGCGCAGAATTTCCGGACGATCGCCCCCTATACGATCGAGGAAGCCTATGAGGTCGCCGATGCGTGCGAGCGCGACGACATGGCGGCACTCAAGGACGAACTCGGCGACCTGCTGCTGCAGGTCGTGTTCCACAGCCGGATGGCGGAAGAGGCCGGCACGTTCGCGCTCGGCGACGTCGTCGATTCGATCTGCGCGAAGATGATCCGGCGCCACCCGCACGTGTTCGGCGATGGCAGCGGCGGGCCGGGATCGTGGGAGCGGATCAAGGCGGAAGAGCGCAAGGCGAAGGAGCCCGATCCGAGCGCGCTTGCCGGGGTGGCGCTGTCGTTGCCCGCGCTGCTCCGCGCTGAAAAGCTGCAGAAACGGGCAGCCCGCGTCGGCTTCGACTGGCCCGACGAGGAAGGACCGCGGCAGAAGATCGAGGAGGAACTGGCGGAGGTCGTCGAGGCGACCGATGCCGCGCATGTCGAGGAGGAGATCGGCGACCTGCTGTTCGCGGTCGTCAACTGGGCGCGCCACAAGCGCGTCGATCCCGAGGTCGCGCTGCGCGCCGCCAACGCCAAGTTCGAGCGCCGCTTCCGCGCGATGGAGGCAATGGCGGGCGACGGCTTCGCCGCGCTCGATCTCGACGCGAAGGAGGCGTTGTGGGTCCGCGCCAAGCGGGGCGGCAAGCCGCCGAAGGGCTGA
- a CDS encoding FdhF/YdeP family oxidoreductase has translation MADRDPTLPHHDDQPVDGVAPYDGPAGGWGALRAVAVAIKDQMGASADTRALLQMNQPTGFDCPGCAWPDPKHTSSFEFCENGAKAVTWEATAKRVDADFFARHSATELFGWSDHALEDAGRLTHPLRYDASTDHFTIIPWDEAFARIGAGLQALADPNQAEFYCSGRASNEAAFLYQLFARAFGTNNFPDCSNMCHEATSVGLPKSIGVGKGTVTLEDFDEADAIFCIGHNPGTNHPRMLTTLSAAARRGVPIVVANPMRERGLERFKSPQHPGEMLTPSSTQLASAYHQLRVGGDSAMLKGMMKALLEMDAADLAAGGAGLLDRPFIAGHTTGFEALADDLAATGWDEIVQRSGLTRDAIESMAKIYAAADRVIICYGMGITQHGHGTANVQLLADLLLLRGNMGRPGAGICPLRGHSNVQGDRTVGITESPDEAMLARLDARFGIASPRAHGHAAVEALQAMRDGRSKALIALGGNLAVAMPDPEASFAAFRKLDLSVNILTKFNRTCLLLARETIVLPCLGRTEHDEQAGGSQYITVEDSMSMVHASRGRLKPATPDLRSEPAIVAGMAKAALPHVAIDWDWLVADYDRIRDAIEAVFPDFHDFNTRVRQKGGFRLTVGASDRVWNTPDGKAHFLVQPITGARGDAGELMLTTIRSHDQYNTTIYGLNDRYRGITGRRDIVFANAEDLAALGLDHGDVVDIAAGPGRVLRGYTVVAHAIARGSLAAYYPEANCLVPLDDHDRESGTPSYKSVRVTMTAAKEATEAA, from the coding sequence ATGGCCGATCGCGATCCCACGCTTCCGCACCACGACGACCAACCCGTCGACGGCGTCGCCCCCTATGACGGCCCCGCGGGCGGATGGGGGGCGTTGCGGGCGGTGGCGGTGGCCATCAAGGACCAGATGGGGGCGTCTGCCGACACCCGCGCGCTGCTGCAGATGAACCAGCCGACGGGGTTCGACTGCCCCGGCTGTGCCTGGCCCGATCCGAAGCACACATCCTCGTTCGAGTTCTGCGAGAACGGGGCGAAGGCGGTGACCTGGGAAGCGACGGCCAAGCGCGTCGATGCCGATTTCTTCGCGCGCCACAGCGCCACCGAATTGTTCGGCTGGAGCGACCATGCGCTGGAGGATGCCGGCCGCCTGACCCACCCCTTGCGCTACGACGCGTCGACCGACCATTTCACGATCATCCCGTGGGACGAGGCGTTCGCGCGGATCGGTGCGGGGTTGCAGGCGCTGGCGGATCCCAACCAGGCCGAATTCTATTGCTCGGGCCGCGCGTCCAACGAGGCGGCCTTCCTCTACCAGCTCTTCGCGCGTGCCTTCGGCACCAACAACTTCCCCGATTGCTCGAACATGTGCCACGAGGCGACCAGCGTCGGGCTGCCCAAGTCGATCGGTGTCGGCAAGGGCACGGTGACGCTGGAAGATTTCGACGAGGCCGATGCGATCTTCTGCATCGGCCACAACCCCGGCACCAACCATCCGCGCATGCTGACGACGCTGTCTGCGGCGGCGCGGCGCGGCGTGCCCATCGTCGTCGCCAATCCGATGCGCGAGCGCGGGCTGGAGCGGTTCAAGTCACCGCAGCATCCCGGCGAAATGCTGACGCCGAGTTCGACCCAGCTTGCATCCGCCTATCACCAGCTCCGCGTCGGCGGTGACAGTGCGATGCTCAAGGGCATGATGAAGGCGCTGCTGGAGATGGATGCGGCCGATCTGGCGGCGGGCGGGGCAGGGCTGCTCGACCGCCCGTTCATCGCCGGGCACACCACCGGCTTCGAGGCGCTTGCCGACGATCTCGCCGCGACCGGCTGGGACGAGATCGTCCAGCGCTCCGGCCTGACCCGCGACGCGATCGAGAGCATGGCGAAGATCTATGCCGCCGCCGATCGGGTCATCATCTGCTACGGCATGGGCATCACCCAGCATGGCCATGGCACCGCCAACGTCCAGCTGCTCGCCGACCTGCTGCTGCTGCGCGGCAATATGGGCAGGCCGGGCGCCGGCATCTGCCCGTTGCGCGGCCACAGCAACGTGCAGGGCGACCGCACCGTCGGTATCACCGAGAGCCCCGACGAGGCGATGCTGGCGCGGCTCGATGCGCGTTTCGGCATCGCCAGCCCGCGCGCGCATGGCCATGCCGCGGTCGAAGCGCTGCAGGCGATGCGTGACGGGCGGTCCAAGGCGCTGATCGCGCTCGGCGGCAACCTCGCGGTGGCGATGCCCGATCCGGAGGCCAGCTTCGCGGCGTTCCGCAAGCTCGACCTGTCGGTCAACATCCTCACCAAGTTCAACCGCACCTGCCTGCTGCTGGCGCGCGAAACGATCGTTTTGCCCTGCCTCGGCCGCACCGAGCATGACGAGCAGGCGGGCGGATCGCAGTACATCACCGTCGAGGATTCGATGTCGATGGTCCACGCCTCGCGCGGCCGGCTGAAGCCCGCGACGCCCGACCTCAGGTCCGAACCCGCCATCGTCGCCGGCATGGCCAAGGCCGCGCTGCCCCACGTTGCGATCGACTGGGACTGGCTGGTGGCGGATTACGACCGCATCCGCGACGCGATCGAGGCGGTGTTCCCCGACTTCCACGACTTCAACACCCGCGTGCGCCAGAAGGGCGGCTTCCGCCTCACCGTCGGCGCCTCCGACCGGGTGTGGAACACGCCCGACGGCAAGGCGCATTTCCTCGTGCAGCCGATCACGGGAGCCCGGGGCGATGCCGGCGAACTGATGCTGACGACGATCCGCAGCCACGATCAGTACAACACGACGATCTACGGCCTCAACGACCGCTATCGCGGCATCACCGGCCGCCGCGACATCGTGTTCGCCAATGCCGAGGATCTCGCGGCGCTGGGGCTGGACCATGGCGACGTGGTCGACATCGCGGCCGGGCCGGGGCGCGTGCTGCGCGGCTATACGGTGGTCGCGCATGCCATCGCACGGGGATCGCTCGCGGCCTATTATCCCGAGGCCAACTGCCTGGTGCCACTCGACGATCATGATCGCGAGAGCGGGACGCCGTCCTACAAGTCGGTGCGGGTGACGATGACGGCGGCGAAGGAGGCGACCGAAGCCGCGTGA
- a CDS encoding PhoX family protein, whose product MSHLTDEARAASRADQAVTMPEGSSLEEIVAANPARRSILKNSAGLALVFGLGGFTAACDDDDDSPAPTPTPTPTPTPTPTPTPTPTPTPTPTVSYAVTFQPVAENQNDQVTVPAGYVAEVLFKAGDPVLPGSIGYAGAFQPSSETLALAGGNHDGMEYFEIQGVDPNKGGLLAINHEYPDLNILFPDSSYDAATATEEQKRLVASHVGVSVIEVVRADNGTWSVNSASSRNRRWHGRVSYNIGGPGTSITGTKAVGMLNNCASGRTPWGTYLTCEESTNNYFEPSRPAHHYGWVVEIDPYNEFGTPTKRTALGRFDHENTAYLTDSANRVAIYMGHDGTPGCIYKFVPASPYSATTRSMNKDLLDTGTLYVARFNGDGTGEWRELTQGKNGLVPGATDPGNTSQGPQTPQTVDFATQADVVVNTISAARVAGGTVMDRPEWITVALDKSILCALTNNSGRRVTDPANPRVTNRHGHIIKWREAGDSPLATTFTWEIFLLAGDPVLRSGGTNLVGDINGDTFSSPDGLGFDPQGRLWVQTDHSVPGTSGVTGVTIIDAFGNNSMYNIDPETKRSSRFLVGPVGCEITGLTYTPDLTTFFINIQHPTGNWPVDGEEPRSSTIVVRRTDGKPVGA is encoded by the coding sequence ATGTCTCATCTGACCGACGAGGCGCGCGCCGCCTCGCGTGCCGACCAGGCCGTTACCATGCCCGAGGGGTCGAGCCTCGAGGAAATCGTCGCCGCCAATCCCGCCCGCCGCTCCATCCTGAAGAACAGTGCCGGCCTGGCGCTCGTCTTCGGTCTCGGCGGCTTCACTGCCGCGTGCGACGACGACGATGATTCGCCCGCGCCGACCCCCACCCCCACGCCGACTCCAACCCCGACTCCCACGCCGACGCCGACCCCCACCCCCACGCCGACGCCGACCGTGAGCTATGCGGTGACGTTCCAGCCGGTGGCGGAGAACCAGAACGACCAGGTTACCGTTCCGGCCGGCTATGTCGCCGAGGTTCTGTTCAAGGCAGGCGATCCCGTGCTGCCGGGTTCGATCGGCTATGCGGGCGCTTTCCAGCCCTCCAGCGAGACGCTCGCGCTCGCCGGCGGCAACCATGACGGCATGGAATATTTCGAGATCCAGGGCGTCGACCCGAACAAGGGCGGCCTGCTCGCGATCAACCACGAATATCCGGACCTCAACATCCTGTTCCCGGATTCGTCCTACGACGCCGCGACCGCGACCGAAGAGCAGAAGCGCCTCGTCGCCTCGCACGTCGGCGTCTCGGTGATCGAGGTCGTCCGTGCCGACAACGGCACATGGTCGGTCAACAGTGCATCGAGCCGCAACCGCCGTTGGCATGGCCGCGTCAGCTACAACATCGGCGGTCCGGGCACGTCGATCACTGGCACCAAGGCGGTCGGCATGCTCAACAACTGCGCCAGCGGCCGTACGCCGTGGGGCACCTACCTGACCTGCGAAGAGAGCACGAACAACTATTTCGAGCCGTCGCGTCCCGCGCACCATTATGGCTGGGTGGTCGAGATCGATCCCTACAATGAGTTCGGCACGCCCACCAAGCGCACCGCGCTCGGCCGGTTCGACCATGAGAACACCGCCTATCTGACCGACAGCGCCAATCGCGTTGCGATCTACATGGGCCATGACGGTACGCCGGGCTGCATCTACAAGTTCGTGCCCGCGAGCCCCTATTCCGCGACCACCCGGTCGATGAACAAGGACCTGCTCGACACCGGCACGCTCTATGTCGCCCGTTTCAACGGCGACGGCACCGGCGAGTGGCGCGAACTGACCCAGGGCAAGAACGGCCTGGTTCCGGGTGCGACCGATCCCGGCAACACCTCGCAGGGCCCGCAGACGCCGCAGACCGTCGATTTCGCGACGCAGGCGGATGTCGTCGTCAACACGATCTCGGCGGCACGCGTTGCCGGCGGCACCGTGATGGACCGTCCGGAATGGATCACGGTCGCCCTGGACAAGTCGATCCTGTGCGCGCTGACCAACAACAGCGGCCGCCGCGTGACCGACCCGGCCAACCCGCGCGTCACCAACCGCCACGGCCACATCATCAAGTGGCGGGAAGCCGGCGATTCGCCGCTGGCGACCACCTTCACCTGGGAAATCTTCCTGCTCGCGGGTGATCCGGTGCTGCGTTCCGGCGGGACCAACCTGGTCGGCGACATCAACGGCGATACCTTCTCGAGCCCGGACGGTCTGGGCTTCGATCCGCAGGGCCGCCTGTGGGTGCAGACCGACCACTCGGTTCCGGGTACGTCGGGTGTCACCGGCGTGACGATCATCGACGCGTTCGGCAACAATTCGATGTACAACATCGATCCCGAAACGAAGCGTTCGTCGCGTTTCCTCGTCGGCCCGGTGGGCTGCGAGATCACCGGCCTCACCTACACGCCGGACCTCACGACCTTCTTCATCAACATCCAGCATCCGACCGGGAACTGGCCGGTGGATGGTGAAGAGCCGCGTTCGTCGACGATCGTGGTGCGTCGTACCGACGGCAAGCCCGTCGGCGCCTGA
- a CDS encoding MarR family transcriptional regulator, producing METLVDYVRSGEPDLTNRQMALMLLVYLTPGPHTVRGLARGLNVSKPVVTRALNRLGALGYLRRQRDEADRRNIFVARTREGTDFLEGFGNLIDDHGKVPQRERVTA from the coding sequence ATGGAGACTCTCGTCGACTATGTCCGCTCGGGTGAACCAGACCTTACCAACCGCCAGATGGCGCTGATGCTGCTCGTTTATCTCACGCCCGGGCCCCACACCGTGCGCGGCCTCGCGCGCGGGCTGAATGTTTCGAAGCCGGTTGTCACGCGCGCCTTGAACAGGCTGGGCGCGCTCGGCTATCTGCGCCGCCAGCGTGACGAAGCGGACCGCCGCAACATCTTCGTCGCGCGCACGCGGGAAGGAACGGATTTTCTTGAAGGCTTCGGCAATCTCATCGACGATCACGGCAAGGTCCCCCAGCGCGAACGCGTCACGGCCTGA
- the argC gene encoding N-acetyl-gamma-glutamyl-phosphate reductase — translation MTNLFIDGGAGTTGLEIEARLAGRTDISRIELPEDRRKDAAARREALNEADVAILCLPDDAAREAVALIDNSRTRVIDASTAHRVAPGWTYGFHEIEPDGRARLAAATRVANPGCYPTGFLGLVRPLVAAGLIPADWPISVNAVSGYSGGGKAMIAEFENGDTDTAWRGYALGLAHKHVPEMMSHAGLSVPPLFAPAVVHTLRGMIVEVPLQLAAMPGRPTPAALRAVLEAHYVASPIVRVMPAEALAGLTIEHAAGTDRLDLFLFASPDGGQVRLIAALDNLGKGAAGAAVQSLNILTGQDETRGLTL, via the coding sequence ATGACCAACCTGTTCATCGATGGCGGCGCGGGCACCACCGGGCTGGAAATCGAGGCACGGCTCGCCGGCCGCACCGACATCAGCCGTATCGAACTGCCCGAGGACCGGCGCAAGGACGCCGCCGCCCGGCGCGAGGCGCTGAACGAGGCCGATGTCGCGATCCTGTGCCTGCCGGACGATGCCGCGCGCGAAGCGGTGGCGCTGATCGACAATTCGCGCACGCGCGTGATCGACGCATCGACCGCGCACCGCGTGGCGCCAGGCTGGACCTATGGTTTCCATGAGATCGAACCCGATGGCCGCGCGCGGCTGGCAGCGGCGACGCGCGTCGCCAATCCGGGCTGCTACCCCACCGGTTTTCTCGGGCTGGTGCGGCCGCTGGTCGCCGCGGGGCTGATCCCGGCGGACTGGCCGATCAGCGTCAACGCCGTCTCCGGCTATTCGGGCGGCGGCAAGGCGATGATCGCCGAGTTCGAGAATGGCGACACCGACACCGCGTGGCGGGGCTATGCGCTGGGCCTTGCGCACAAGCACGTGCCCGAGATGATGAGCCATGCCGGCCTTTCGGTACCGCCGCTGTTCGCGCCCGCGGTCGTGCACACCCTTCGCGGCATGATCGTCGAGGTCCCGCTGCAGCTTGCCGCAATGCCCGGACGACCGACGCCTGCCGCGCTGCGCGCGGTTCTGGAGGCGCATTATGTCGCCTCACCGATCGTGCGCGTCATGCCGGCCGAGGCGCTAGCCGGGCTGACCATCGAACATGCGGCGGGCACCGACCGGCTCGACCTGTTCCTGTTCGCCAGCCCCGACGGCGGCCAGGTGCGGCTGATCGCCGCGCTCGACAATCTCGGCAAGGGCGCTGCCGGCGCTGCGGTGCAGTCGCTCAACATCCTGACCGGGCAGGACGAGACGCGGGGCCTGACGCTATAG